One Epinephelus fuscoguttatus linkage group LG10, E.fuscoguttatus.final_Chr_v1 genomic window carries:
- the LOC125895254 gene encoding placenta-specific gene 8 protein-like, which yields MAVAGAPAQSLTDWKTGLCDCFEDCNTCCYGFWCCPCLACTVAGKFGENPCFPLCDLCSPAVLSAVCGIPLCVPPAVLSIRAGMRHKYGIKGSLCLDVQISCFCSWCSWCQMQRELIHRSKPPTVINMFNQNAIHVQVQPPPVMLAHGHPNHAFVNHRDPVFVNQPHGVRAAH from the exons ATGGCAGTAGCCGGGGCCCCAGCACAATCCTTGACAGACTGGAAAACTGGTCTGTGTGACTGCTTTGAGGACTGCAATACTT GTTGCTATGGTTTCTGGTGCTGCCCTTGCCTGGCCTGCACAGTGGCAGGAAAATTTGGAGAGAACCCTTGTTTCCCGTTGTGTGACCTATGCAGCCCTGCCGTTCTATCAGCAGTCTGTGGGATACCTCTATGTGTACCTCCAGCAGTCCTTTCTATACGGGCTGGTATGCGACACAAATATGGTATCAAG GGTtctctctgcctggacgtccagaTTTCCTGTTTCTGCTCCTGGTGCTCCTGGTGCCAGATGCAGCGGGAGTTAATACATCGCAGTAAACCTCCCACTGTCATCAATATGTTTAATCAAAACGCCATACACGTACAAGTACAGCCTCCTCCAGTGATGTTGGCTCATGGACACCCAAATCACGCTTTTGTGAACCACAGAGACCCAGTTTTTGTGAACCAACCACACGGCGTCAGGGCAGCGCACTGA
- the ttc4 gene encoding tetratricopeptide repeat protein 4: MAAPQAQHDSDDGMDEFMDKFKTERYKNAFSEKNWEEEFDNIPMFMKKAPEEIDPKKHPELACLQAIIHDEDRPPEEQAKSLKDEGNVFFKEKDYKKAVVCYTAGLQKKCGDQDLNTVLLTNRAAAHFHLGNMRSALNDATAAKKIKPDHLKALIRGAQSCIELRNFAEAIQWCDEGLKAHPTDKKLMELRGAADKHKRAADRDARKAKLKEKKLHGEKEALLAAIKDRGIKLLQSAKPRQRGSDSEDEDEDSSAAMSQLNLDGLSSQEATGAQVFLDEQGSLHWPVLFLYPEHQQTDFISAFCENNCFIDHLAVMFGEELPPWDVDRKYHPQNLQLYFEDEEKETLYQVNPETPLLKVLQHKRCFVKAGTPSFIVLVKGSPFWKQFLTGRKIRGL, from the exons ATGGCGGCCCCGCAGGCTCAACACGACAGTGACGATGGCATGGACGAGTTCATGGACAAATTCAAGACTGAGAGATATAAAAACGCCTTCAGTGAGAAAAACTGGGAGGAG GAGTTTGATAACATaccaatgttcatgaaaaaagcCCCTGAAGAGATTGATCCAAAGAAACACCCTGAGCTGGCTTGTCTGCAGGCCATCATCCACGATGAAGATAGACCCCCAGAAG AGCAGGCAAAGAGCCTTAAAGATGagggaaatgtgtttttcaaagagAAGGACTACAAGAAGGCCGTAGTTTGCTACACAGCGGGTTTGCAGAAGAAATGTGGAGACCAGGACCTCAACACTGTCCTCCTCACCAACCGGGCGGCAGCACACTTCCACCTGG GTAACATGCGCTCTGCGTTGAATGATGCTACGGCTGCAAAGAAAATCAAACCGGACCACCTTAAAGCCTTGATCAGGG gtgCTCAGAGTTGTATAGAGCTGCGTAACTTTGCAGAGGCGATCCAGTGGTGTGACGAGGGGCTCAAGGCTCATCCCACTGACAAGAAGCTGATGGAgctgagaggagctgcagataAACACAAG agagcagcagacagagacGCCAGGAAGGCCAAgctcaaagaaaaaaagctgcatGGTGAGAAAGAAGCTCTTTTGGCTGCGATAAAG GATCGAGGCATcaagctcctccagtctgcgaAGCCTCGTCAGCGTGGTTCAGacagtgaggatgaggatgaggactCTTCAGCAGCGATGTCACAGCTGAACCTGGACGGCCTCAGCTCCCAGGAGGCCACGGGGGCTCAGGTCTTCCTGGACGAGCAGGGCTCTCTGCACTGGCCTGTGCTCTTCCTCTATCCTGAACACCAGCAGACTGACTTCATCTCCGCGTTCTGCGAGAACAACTG TTTCATAGACCACCTGGCGGTCATGTTCGGAGAAGAACTTCCACCTTGGGACGTGGACAGAAAATACCATCCACAGAATTTGCAG CTTTACTTTGAAGATGAGGAGAAGGAGACACTCTACCAAGTTAACCCAGAGACGCCACTTTTAAAGGTGTTGCAGCATAAAAG GTGTTTTGTCAAGGCAGGCACTCCCAGCTTCATTGTTCTTGTAAAGGGATCGCCTTTCTGGAAGCAGTTTTTAACAGGAAGGAAAATACGAGGATTGTGA
- the pars2 gene encoding probable proline--tRNA ligase, mitochondrial — protein sequence MEPIMNQIWPRVFQRLHRTSILPRRNHSGCAEHANVPASTSSKRIKPTLLVSRLYQPSNLRDMGQDNRLQGEMTCKSQRLMQKAGLIHPSNPGCYYYLPATVRSMEKLVRVIDQEMQGIGGQKLDMPSLCSADLWKTSERWDLMGKELFRLKDRHGADYCLGPTHEEAVTTLVAHQATLSYRQLPLLLYQITRKFRDEPKPKFGLLRGREFYMKDMYSFDVSEEAAYETYESVCQAYTRLFARLGLQCVQVQADTGNIGGKLSHEFQLPADIGEDRLLVCGNCSFSANVETISSDRTDCPQCKTGTLVESKGIEVGHTFYLGKKYSHIFNATFSNAQNKPSISEMGCYGLGVTRILAAAIEVLSTEEGIRWPGLVAPYQVCVLPPKKGSKVDEAAVLSEELVHTLGDTLPRLRGEVVLDDRMQMTIGKRLKDAGRLGYPYVIVVGQGALEETPRFEVICQQTGETIFLSKDGLLDLLGRVETV from the exons ATGGAGCCCATAATGAATCAGATTTGGCCGAGAGTCTTCCAGCGGCTCCACAGAACCTCAATACTTCCCCGCAGGAACCATTCAGGATGTGCTGAGCATGCTAATGTCCCTGCCTCCACCAGCTCCAAACGTATAAAGCCCACACTCTTGGTGTCCCGCCTCTACCAGCCCTCAAACCTGCGTGATATGGGACAGGACAACCGGCTGCAAGGAGAGATGACTTGTAAGAGCCAAAGGCTCATGCAGAAGGCCGGGCTCATCCATCCGTCAAATCCTGGTTGTTACTACTACCTTCCTGCCACCGTCCGCTCCATGGAGAAGCTG gtgagAGTGATTGACCAAGAGATGCAGGGGATTGGCGGGCAGAAGCTGGACATGCCCAGTTTGTGCTCAGCTGATCTTTGGAAGACCAGTGAGCGCTGGGACCTGATGGGAAAGGAGCTGTTCCGCCTGAAAGATCGCCACGGAGCCGACTACTGCTTGGGTCCAACACACGAGGAGGCAGTGACGACTCTAGTCGCTCACCAGGCGACACTCTCCTACAGACAACTCCCTCTGCTTCTCTATCAG atcACCCGCAAATTCAGAGATGAACCAAAGCCAAAGTTTGGACTGCTTCGAGGGAGGGAGTTTTACATGAAGGACATGTACTCATTTGATGTGAGTGAAGAAGCAGCTTACGAGACCTATGAATCTGTGTGCCAGGCGTACACCAGGCTCTTTGCCCGGCTGGGTCTGCAATGTGTTCAGGTGCAGGCAGACACAGGAAATATCGGCGGTAAACTCTCCCACGAGTTTCAGCTGCCAGCCGACATCGGTGAGGACCGGCTACTGGTTTGTGGGAACTGCTCCTTCTCTGCTAACGTAGAGACCATATCATCAGACAGAACTGACTGCCCACAGTGTAAAACTGGCACACTGGTAGAGTCAAAGGGTATAGAGGTCGGCCACACCTTTTACCTGGGTAAAAAATACTCTCACATATTCAATGCCACCTTCAGCAATGCCCAGAATAAGCCTAGTATATCAGAGATGGGTTGCTATGGTCTTGGGGTTACCCGTATTCTTGCCGCAGCCATCGAGGTGTTGTCAACAGAAGAGGGGATCCGTTGGCCAGGCCTTGTCGCCCCTTACCAGGTGTGTGTTTTACCCCCAAAGAAGGGCAGTAAGGTGGATGAGGCAGCAGTCTTATCTGAGGAGCTGGTTCACACTTTGGGAGACACTCTGCCACGTTTAAGAGGTGAGGTTGTTCTTGATGACCGTATGCAGATGACCATTGGGAAGAGGCTTAAGGATGCAGGCAGACTGGGCTACCCATATGTCATTGTAGTAGGACAGGGAGCTCTGGAGGAAACACCCAGGTTTGAGGTGATCTGTCAGCAGACAGGTGAGACAATTTTTCTCAGTAAAGATGGACTGTTGGATCTTCTGGGAAGAGTGGAAACTGTATGA